A stretch of Ferribacterium limneticum DNA encodes these proteins:
- the thiS gene encoding sulfur carrier protein ThiS: MLELKINGESRQFPDALTVAGLIDQLGYAGKRIAVERNGEIVPKSQHATTLLATGDQLEIVVAVGGG; the protein is encoded by the coding sequence ATGCTTGAACTCAAAATCAATGGCGAATCCCGCCAGTTCCCCGATGCGCTGACCGTGGCCGGGCTGATCGATCAGCTTGGTTATGCCGGCAAGCGCATTGCCGTTGAACGGAACGGCGAAATCGTCCCCAAGAGCCAGCACGCCACGACGCTACTGGCGACGGGCGATCAACTTGAAATCGTCGTCGCCGTCGGCGGCGGCTAA
- a CDS encoding recombination-associated protein RdgC yields MWFKNLQLYRLPTPWNIDLAKFDEQLSRGPFVKCPSNQPMSRGWVSPRRDGALVYSLGQQWMIALSVEQRLLPSSVVNDEVKERAELMEAQQGYAPGRKQLKELRERVTEELMPRAFTRRRTTYVWLDPQNGWFCVDAGSPAKAEEVIEHLRHCLDDFPLTMLHTQVSPQAAMADWLAGGEAPAGFTIDRDCELKAAGEEKAAVRYVRHPLGDEISGEIKAHLAAGKMPTKLALTWDDRISFVLGEKLEVKRLAFLDILKEEAEKSAEHADEQFDADFALMTGELSRFLPQLIDALGGEVVEAK; encoded by the coding sequence ATGTGGTTCAAGAATCTCCAGCTTTACCGTTTGCCGACGCCGTGGAATATCGACCTCGCCAAATTTGACGAACAACTCTCCCGCGGGCCGTTCGTGAAGTGCCCGAGCAACCAGCCGATGAGCCGTGGCTGGGTATCGCCGCGCCGCGATGGCGCGCTGGTCTACTCGCTCGGCCAGCAATGGATGATCGCCCTGAGCGTCGAACAGCGCCTGTTGCCTTCCTCAGTGGTCAATGATGAAGTCAAGGAACGGGCCGAACTGATGGAAGCCCAGCAGGGCTATGCCCCCGGTCGCAAGCAGTTGAAGGAATTGCGCGAGCGCGTCACCGAAGAGTTGATGCCGCGCGCCTTCACCCGTCGCCGCACCACTTACGTCTGGCTCGATCCGCAAAATGGCTGGTTCTGCGTCGATGCCGGCAGCCCGGCCAAAGCCGAAGAGGTCATCGAACATCTGCGTCATTGCCTCGACGACTTCCCGCTGACTATGTTGCACACCCAGGTTTCGCCGCAAGCGGCAATGGCCGACTGGCTGGCCGGTGGTGAGGCGCCGGCCGGTTTCACCATCGACCGCGATTGCGAACTGAAGGCGGCCGGTGAAGAGAAAGCCGCCGTGCGTTATGTCCGTCATCCGCTGGGCGACGAAATCAGCGGCGAGATCAAGGCCCACCTGGCCGCCGGCAAGATGCCGACCAAGCTGGCCCTGACTTGGGACGACCGTATTTCCTTCGTGCTCGGCGAAAAGCTGGAAGTGAAGCGCCTCGCCTTCCTCGATATCCTCAAGGAAGAAGCCGAGAAAAGCGCCGAACACGCCGATGAGCAGTTCGATGCCGATTTCGCGCTGATGACTGGCGAACTGTCGCGCTTCCTGCCGCAACTGATCGACGCCCTTGGCGGCGAAGTCGTCGAAGCCAAGTGA
- the hemW gene encoding radical SAM family heme chaperone HemW: MARTIPIFTAGKAPSATNALEFRVSPPLALYVHVPWCVQKCPYCDFNSHEANGTIPEREYVDALIADLQSALPLIWGRPVVSVFFGGGTPSLLSPAAIDELIAAFRALAMLAPDAEITLEANPGTVEAEKFAGFRAAGVNRLSLGIQSFNDEHLKALGRIHGAAEAKRAAQLAGEHFDSFNLDLMYGLPAQTHEQALADVETALSFSPSHLSCYQLTLEPNTRFAAFPPELPEGDTCADMQESIEARLAAAGFTNYETSAFARSGKQCKHNLNYWYFGDYLGIGAGAHSKLTLHDRVLRQMRWKHPKAYLDNIRSGNPVQEENQVEAASLPFEFMMNALRLADGFHPSQFEARTAQSLNSVLPQLKAAEAEGLLIVGPEKIAPTAKGRRFLNVLLERFL, from the coding sequence ATGGCACGCACCATCCCCATCTTCACCGCCGGCAAGGCACCGTCCGCCACCAACGCCCTCGAATTCCGCGTCTCGCCGCCGCTCGCCCTTTACGTGCATGTGCCGTGGTGCGTGCAGAAGTGCCCATATTGCGATTTCAACTCGCACGAGGCCAACGGCACGATTCCCGAGCGCGAATACGTCGATGCCCTGATCGCCGACCTGCAGTCCGCCCTGCCGCTGATCTGGGGCCGGCCGGTGGTCAGCGTGTTTTTCGGTGGCGGCACGCCCAGCCTGCTCTCGCCGGCGGCCATCGACGAGTTGATCGCCGCCTTTCGGGCGCTGGCCATGCTGGCGCCGGACGCCGAGATCACGCTCGAAGCCAACCCGGGCACGGTCGAGGCCGAGAAGTTCGCCGGTTTCCGCGCCGCTGGCGTCAATCGCCTGTCGCTCGGTATCCAGAGCTTCAACGATGAACACCTGAAAGCGCTCGGCCGCATCCACGGTGCGGCCGAAGCCAAGCGGGCGGCGCAACTGGCCGGGGAGCATTTTGACTCGTTCAATCTGGACCTGATGTACGGCCTGCCTGCCCAGACGCATGAGCAAGCGCTCGCTGACGTCGAAACGGCGCTGAGTTTTTCGCCCTCGCATCTGTCCTGCTACCAGCTGACGCTGGAACCGAACACCCGCTTCGCCGCCTTCCCGCCGGAACTGCCGGAAGGCGACACCTGTGCCGACATGCAGGAGAGCATCGAGGCCCGGTTGGCCGCTGCCGGTTTCACCAATTACGAAACCTCGGCCTTCGCCCGTAGCGGCAAGCAGTGCAAGCACAACCTGAATTACTGGTATTTCGGCGACTATCTCGGCATCGGCGCCGGGGCCCATTCGAAATTAACACTGCACGACCGCGTGCTGCGCCAGATGCGCTGGAAGCACCCGAAGGCTTACCTCGACAACATCCGCAGCGGCAATCCGGTGCAGGAAGAAAACCAGGTCGAAGCGGCCAGCCTGCCTTTCGAATTCATGATGAATGCGCTGCGTCTGGCCGATGGCTTCCACCCGTCGCAGTTCGAGGCGCGCACCGCCCAGTCGCTGAACAGCGTGTTACCGCAACTGAAGGCTGCCGAAGCCGAGGGGCTGTTGATCGTCGGCCCGGAAAAAATTGCGCCGACCGCGAAGGGTCGGCGCTTTCTGAACGTTCTGCTCGAACGCTTTCTCTAG
- a CDS encoding SPOR domain-containing protein, with translation MSRDMKSRKSTPAKKKSGGGTLIGMFIGLVLGVGVAAGVVWYMNKSPLPFVERAQPPARAEGANGQPGQPLALPGKPGDPIPEKRFQFYDILPGKADAVPDKTPKPDAKKDEAKKEEPKKEDKKEEAKESKTPLFLQAGSFSTAQDADNQKAKLAFMGIEAVVQQVMIQDKTFYRVRVGPYTKIDELNKVRAELAKSGIEAQLSK, from the coding sequence ATGAGTCGCGATATGAAATCCCGCAAGAGCACCCCGGCGAAAAAGAAGTCCGGGGGCGGTACGCTGATCGGCATGTTCATCGGCCTGGTGCTCGGTGTCGGGGTTGCGGCCGGGGTGGTCTGGTATATGAACAAGTCACCCTTGCCCTTTGTCGAAAGAGCGCAGCCGCCGGCCAGGGCCGAAGGTGCCAACGGACAGCCTGGCCAGCCTTTGGCCTTGCCGGGCAAGCCGGGCGATCCGATTCCGGAAAAGCGCTTCCAGTTCTACGACATCCTGCCAGGCAAGGCGGATGCGGTGCCGGACAAGACGCCCAAGCCGGATGCCAAGAAGGACGAGGCAAAGAAAGAAGAGCCGAAAAAAGAGGACAAGAAGGAAGAGGCCAAGGAATCGAAGACCCCGCTCTTCCTGCAGGCCGGTTCGTTCAGCACGGCGCAGGATGCTGACAACCAAAAGGCCAAGCTTGCGTTTATGGGTATTGAGGCCGTTGTCCAGCAGGTGATGATTCAGGACAAGACCTTCTATCGCGTTCGGGTTGGCCCCTACACGAAGATCGATGAATTGAACAAAGTACGTGCCGAGCTTGCCAAATCCGGCATTGAAGCTCAACTGTCCAAATAG
- a CDS encoding thiol:disulfide interchange protein DsbA/DsbL codes for MKFSRRGFAAAVLALGATIAMPALAQNAPYTVISPAQPSEDAGKIEVLEFFSYGCPHCADFNPLLTAWAAKQQGDVVVKKVPITFGRAAWANIAKLYYTLEITGDLHRLESDVFKAIHVERQNLFEEKALTEWVAKKGVDAKKFGETFSSFGVMSKVKRGDQMAQAYKITGVPALAVNGKFLVGGKDFNETLAIADSLITKVRSEKSGKGAGKK; via the coding sequence ATGAAGTTTTCCCGTCGTGGTTTTGCCGCTGCCGTCCTGGCTCTGGGAGCCACCATCGCCATGCCGGCGCTGGCCCAGAATGCGCCCTATACGGTGATTTCCCCGGCCCAGCCGAGCGAGGATGCCGGCAAGATCGAAGTGTTGGAGTTCTTTAGCTATGGCTGCCCGCACTGTGCCGATTTCAATCCACTGCTGACCGCCTGGGCGGCCAAGCAACAGGGCGACGTGGTGGTTAAGAAGGTGCCGATCACCTTTGGCCGCGCCGCCTGGGCGAATATCGCCAAGCTGTACTACACGCTGGAAATCACCGGTGACCTGCATCGCCTCGAAAGCGATGTCTTCAAGGCCATCCACGTCGAGCGTCAGAATCTGTTCGAAGAAAAGGCCCTGACCGAATGGGTGGCCAAGAAGGGTGTCGATGCCAAGAAGTTTGGCGAAACCTTCAGTTCCTTCGGTGTCATGAGCAAGGTCAAGCGCGGCGACCAGATGGCGCAGGCCTACAAGATCACCGGCGTTCCTGCGCTGGCGGTCAATGGCAAGTTCCTGGTCGGCGGCAAGGATTTCAATGAAACCCTGGCTATCGCCGACAGCTTGATTACCAAGGTGCGCAGCGAAAAGTCGGGCAAGGGTGCCGGCAAGAAATAA
- the trmB gene encoding tRNA (guanosine(46)-N7)-methyltransferase TrmB, with protein MSGAPLIESGAAHDDGVYNEGREGHDTHGHIKSFVRRAGRMSEAQHRYFDDMMPKIGIAYQSANIDLNAVFGRDNPKILEIGCGMGETTARIAEANPQNDYFGLEVHVPGVGALCKLIAEKNLSNLRIGNHDAVEVVRDMLPEASLDGIHVFFPDPWHKTRHKKRRLIQPAFVELLASRLKPGGYFHCATDWENYALQMLDVLGREASLQNSVAAPAPAALAAALEADSSNGLAGFAPRPDYRPLTKFENRGLRLGHGVWDVIFKKR; from the coding sequence ATGAGCGGCGCACCGCTGATCGAGTCCGGCGCCGCGCACGACGACGGCGTCTACAACGAAGGTCGCGAGGGTCACGATACGCACGGCCATATCAAGAGCTTCGTGCGCCGGGCCGGCCGCATGTCGGAGGCCCAGCATCGCTATTTCGACGACATGATGCCGAAAATCGGCATCGCCTATCAGTCGGCGAATATCGACCTGAACGCCGTGTTTGGCCGCGATAACCCGAAGATTCTCGAAATCGGCTGCGGTATGGGCGAGACAACCGCTAGGATCGCCGAAGCCAATCCGCAGAACGACTACTTCGGGCTGGAAGTGCACGTGCCGGGTGTCGGTGCCCTGTGCAAGTTGATCGCCGAGAAGAATCTCTCCAACCTGCGCATCGGCAATCACGATGCCGTCGAGGTGGTGCGCGACATGCTGCCGGAAGCTTCGCTCGATGGCATCCACGTCTTCTTCCCCGATCCGTGGCACAAGACGCGCCACAAGAAGCGCCGGCTGATCCAGCCGGCTTTCGTCGAACTGCTCGCCTCGCGCCTGAAGCCCGGTGGCTATTTCCACTGTGCAACCGATTGGGAAAACTACGCGCTGCAGATGCTGGATGTGCTCGGGCGCGAAGCCAGTCTGCAAAACAGCGTCGCCGCTCCGGCACCGGCGGCCTTGGCTGCTGCGCTGGAAGCCGACAGCAGCAATGGTCTGGCCGGTTTCGCCCCGCGCCCCGACTACCGCCCGCTGACCAAATTCGAAAACCGCGGCCTGCGCCTCGGTCATGGCGTCTGGGACGTCATTTTCAAGAAGCGCTGA
- the rph gene encoding ribonuclease PH, with protein MRPSQRQSDQLRTVRITRNFTRHAEGSVLIEMGDTRVLCTASVEENVPPFLRGKGQGWVTAEYGMLPRATHTRSSREAAKGKQTGRTQEIQRLIGRALRSVVDLKALGERQITLDCDVLQADGGTRCASITGAWVALYEACDKLVQAGKLPANPVRDHVAAISVGIYKGSPVLDLDYPEDSDCDTDMNVVMTGAGGIVEIQGTAEGEPFTREQMSVLVDLATLGVRHLVAAQQSALAS; from the coding sequence ATGCGCCCCAGCCAACGCCAGTCGGACCAGCTTCGCACTGTCCGCATTACCCGCAATTTCACGCGCCACGCCGAAGGCTCGGTACTGATTGAAATGGGTGACACCCGCGTGCTGTGCACGGCCAGCGTCGAAGAGAACGTGCCGCCCTTCCTGCGCGGCAAGGGCCAAGGCTGGGTCACGGCCGAATACGGCATGCTGCCGCGCGCCACGCACACCCGTTCGTCCCGTGAAGCCGCCAAGGGCAAGCAGACCGGCCGCACCCAGGAAATCCAGCGGCTGATCGGCCGCGCCCTGCGATCTGTGGTCGATTTGAAGGCTCTCGGCGAGCGCCAGATCACCCTCGACTGCGACGTCCTGCAGGCCGACGGTGGCACCCGCTGCGCCTCGATCACCGGCGCCTGGGTGGCACTCTACGAAGCCTGTGACAAGCTGGTGCAGGCCGGCAAACTGCCCGCCAACCCGGTACGTGATCACGTCGCCGCCATTTCGGTCGGCATCTACAAAGGTAGTCCAGTTCTCGACCTCGACTATCCGGAAGACTCTGACTGCGACACCGACATGAACGTCGTGATGACTGGTGCCGGCGGCATCGTTGAAATCCAGGGCACCGCCGAAGGCGAGCCCTTCACCCGTGAGCAGATGAGCGTGCTGGTCGACCTTGCCACACTCGGCGTTCGCCACCTCGTCGCCGCCCAGCAATCCGCCCTCGCCTCATGA
- a CDS encoding OmpA family protein: MKNILVKLVACAIFGGTLSGCANMDETQRTTATGAAVGAVAGALLGTVTAGGNKGKSAATGAAVGAALGAGGGYLWSRHMQEQKAAMEQATQGTGIGVTQTADNQLKLDIPSDLSFDSGRYDITPALHAVLDRFATTLNQNPVTNVRIVGHTDNVGSDAVNNPLSVNRAAATRDYLGSRGVASNRISIDGRGSHEPIADNSTVAGRAKNRRVEIFVAEAPR, encoded by the coding sequence ATGAAAAACATCTTGGTGAAGTTGGTCGCGTGTGCCATTTTTGGTGGCACTCTGTCAGGTTGCGCCAACATGGACGAGACACAGCGCACCACAGCAACGGGTGCTGCAGTCGGTGCGGTGGCCGGTGCGCTTCTCGGTACCGTGACGGCCGGTGGCAACAAGGGCAAGAGCGCAGCAACCGGGGCGGCGGTTGGCGCCGCGCTTGGCGCCGGTGGTGGCTACCTGTGGTCGCGGCACATGCAGGAACAGAAAGCGGCAATGGAACAGGCGACCCAGGGCACAGGTATCGGCGTGACCCAGACGGCCGACAATCAGCTCAAGCTGGACATCCCCAGCGATCTCTCCTTCGATTCCGGTCGTTACGATATCACACCGGCACTACATGCGGTGCTTGATCGTTTTGCCACGACGCTGAACCAGAATCCGGTGACCAATGTCCGCATCGTCGGGCATACCGACAATGTCGGGAGCGATGCGGTCAACAATCCGCTATCGGTCAACCGTGCTGCGGCGACTCGCGATTACCTGGGGTCGCGTGGGGTGGCGAGCAACCGGATCAGTATTGATGGCCGCGGCTCGCATGAACCGATTGCCGATAACTCGACCGTGGCCGGGCGGGCCAAGAACCGGCGGGTCGAAATATTCGTCGCCGAGGCGCCGCGCTAA
- a CDS encoding YchJ family protein, whose amino-acid sequence MKTDDACPCGSGRRYADCCGRLHAGAEIARTAEALMRSRYSAYVLKLDDYLQASWHPSTRPVNLDLAEDDGTKWLGLEVKRHQQQDENNATVEFVARYRIDGRGHRLHEISRFVREDGRWFYVDGDIIA is encoded by the coding sequence GTGAAAACGGACGACGCCTGCCCCTGTGGCAGCGGCAGGCGTTACGCCGATTGCTGCGGTCGACTGCACGCCGGGGCTGAAATCGCCCGGACGGCCGAAGCCCTGATGCGCTCGCGCTACAGTGCCTATGTGTTGAAGCTGGACGATTACCTGCAGGCCAGCTGGCATCCATCGACCCGGCCGGTCAATCTCGATCTGGCTGAAGACGATGGGACCAAGTGGCTTGGCCTGGAGGTCAAACGCCACCAGCAGCAGGATGAAAATAACGCCACCGTCGAATTCGTCGCCCGCTACCGTATCGACGGACGCGGCCACCGCCTCCACGAAATAAGCCGCTTCGTCCGCGAAGACGGCCGCTGGTTCTATGTCGATGGCGACATCATTGCCTGA
- a CDS encoding ABC-F family ATP-binding cassette domain-containing protein, which translates to MIILKNVTLRRSSKVLLDKASVTINPGEKVGLVGRNGAGKSTLFALLNGTLHEDGGDYSIPKQWQMGQVAQDMPETEQSATDFVIDGDTKLLAARNEVHDAEMSDDGMRMAEAYMALNDAGEHDAEARAQSLILGLGFKVAELHNPVNSFSGGWRMRLQLARALMCPSDILLLDEPTNHLDLDALVWLEAWLKRYQGTLVMISHDREFLDAITGVTLHIDNAKLVRYGGNYSKFEDMRAEQMLLQQATMAKQAEKIAHLQSFINRFKAKASKAKQAQSRVKALDRMEKIAPVLADAEFSFEFQEPQNLPNPMLSMMDVTIGYPPAEEAPAGTPPTVIVRGINRSVMAGQRIGILGANGQGKSTLVKTIARDLQAISGDVTEGKGLNIGYFAQQELDVLRPQDTPLEHMVRLAKEAIASGRSNVPGREQELRNFLGTFNFGGEMVKQAVGTMSGGEKARLVLCMIVWQRPNLLLLDEPTNHLDLNTREALAVALNEFEGTVMLVSHDRALLRSVCDEFWLVSKGGVAPFDGDLEDYQRYLLDEAKRVREEASAAQKKLAA; encoded by the coding sequence ATGATCATCCTCAAGAACGTCACCCTGCGCCGCAGCTCGAAAGTGCTGCTCGACAAGGCCTCCGTCACCATCAACCCGGGTGAGAAGGTCGGCCTGGTCGGCCGCAACGGGGCCGGCAAATCGACGCTGTTCGCGCTGCTCAACGGCACGCTGCATGAGGATGGCGGCGACTATTCGATTCCCAAGCAATGGCAGATGGGCCAGGTGGCGCAGGACATGCCGGAAACCGAGCAATCGGCCACCGACTTCGTCATCGATGGCGACACCAAACTGCTTGCAGCCCGCAACGAGGTGCACGACGCCGAAATGAGCGACGACGGCATGCGCATGGCCGAAGCCTACATGGCGCTCAACGACGCCGGCGAGCACGACGCCGAAGCCCGCGCCCAGTCGCTGATCCTCGGCCTCGGCTTCAAGGTTGCCGAACTGCACAACCCGGTCAACAGCTTCTCGGGCGGCTGGCGCATGCGCCTGCAACTGGCCCGCGCCCTGATGTGCCCGTCCGACATCCTGCTGCTCGACGAACCGACCAATCACCTCGACTTGGACGCTCTCGTCTGGTTGGAGGCGTGGCTGAAGCGCTATCAGGGCACGCTGGTCATGATCAGCCACGACCGCGAATTCCTCGACGCCATCACCGGCGTCACGCTGCATATCGACAACGCCAAGCTGGTTCGTTACGGCGGCAACTACAGCAAGTTCGAGGACATGCGCGCCGAGCAGATGCTGCTGCAACAGGCAACGATGGCCAAGCAGGCCGAGAAGATCGCCCACCTGCAGTCCTTCATCAATCGCTTCAAGGCCAAGGCCAGCAAGGCTAAGCAGGCGCAAAGCCGGGTCAAGGCGCTGGACCGCATGGAAAAGATCGCGCCGGTGCTGGCCGATGCCGAATTCAGCTTCGAATTCCAGGAGCCGCAGAACCTGCCCAACCCGATGCTGTCGATGATGGACGTCACCATTGGCTACCCGCCGGCTGAGGAAGCACCGGCCGGCACGCCGCCGACCGTTATCGTGCGCGGCATCAACCGCTCGGTGATGGCCGGCCAGCGCATCGGCATCCTCGGTGCGAACGGCCAGGGTAAGTCCACGCTGGTCAAGACCATCGCCCGCGACCTCCAGGCCATCAGTGGCGACGTGACCGAAGGCAAGGGCCTCAACATCGGCTACTTCGCCCAGCAGGAACTCGATGTGCTGCGCCCGCAGGACACGCCGCTCGAACACATGGTTCGTCTGGCCAAGGAAGCGATTGCCAGCGGTCGCAGCAATGTGCCGGGTCGCGAACAGGAACTGCGCAATTTCCTCGGCACCTTCAATTTCGGCGGCGAAATGGTCAAGCAGGCCGTCGGCACCATGAGCGGCGGCGAGAAGGCGCGCCTCGTGCTGTGCATGATCGTCTGGCAACGCCCCAACCTGCTGCTGCTCGACGAGCCGACTAACCACCTCGACCTTAACACCCGCGAAGCACTGGCCGTCGCGCTTAATGAGTTCGAAGGCACCGTCATGCTGGTCAGCCATGACCGCGCCCTGCTGCGCTCGGTCTGCGACGAGTTCTGGCTGGTCTCCAAGGGCGGCGTCGCACCGTTCGACGGCGACCTGGAGGATTACCAGCGCTACCTGCTCGACGAAGCCAAGCGCGTGCGCGAAGAGGCGTCGGCGGCGCAGAAGAAACTGGCAGCGTAG
- a CDS encoding thiazole synthase produces the protein MHQLTIAGTAYRSRLLVGTGKYKDFAETRATIDASGAEIVTVAVRRVNIGQDATQPNLLDAIPPSRFTILPNTAGCYTADDAVRTLRLARELLDGHPLCKLEVLGDPTNLFPNMPETLKAAETLVKEGFQVMVYCADDPIQCKMLEEIGCVAVMPLASLIGSGMGIVNPWNLRLIIDNAKVPIIVDAGVGTASDATIAMELGCDGVLMNTAIAHAKNPVLMASAMKKGIEAGREAYLAGRMARKYYSADPSSPTTGLIGS, from the coding sequence ATGCACCAACTGACTATCGCCGGCACGGCGTACCGCTCCCGTTTGCTGGTCGGCACTGGCAAGTACAAGGATTTCGCCGAAACGCGTGCGACCATCGACGCTTCCGGGGCCGAGATCGTTACTGTCGCGGTGCGCCGCGTCAATATCGGCCAGGATGCCACCCAGCCTAACCTGCTCGATGCCATCCCGCCGTCCAGATTCACCATCCTGCCCAATACCGCCGGCTGCTATACCGCCGACGATGCCGTGCGGACGCTGCGCCTGGCCCGCGAACTGCTCGACGGCCACCCGCTGTGCAAGCTGGAAGTGCTTGGCGACCCGACCAACCTGTTCCCGAACATGCCGGAAACCCTGAAAGCTGCCGAAACGCTGGTCAAGGAGGGCTTTCAGGTCATGGTTTACTGTGCCGACGACCCCATCCAGTGCAAGATGCTGGAAGAAATCGGCTGTGTCGCGGTCATGCCGCTCGCCTCGCTGATCGGCTCCGGCATGGGCATCGTCAATCCGTGGAACCTGCGCCTGATCATCGACAACGCCAAGGTGCCGATCATCGTCGATGCTGGCGTCGGTACCGCGTCGGATGCGACCATCGCCATGGAACTGGGCTGCGACGGCGTGCTGATGAATACCGCCATCGCTCATGCGAAAAACCCGGTGCTGATGGCTTCGGCCATGAAGAAGGGCATCGAAGCTGGGCGCGAGGCCTATCTGGCCGGCCGCATGGCCCGCAAATATTACTCGGCCGACCCGTCCTCGCCGACCACCGGGTTGATCGGCTCATGA
- the rdgB gene encoding RdgB/HAM1 family non-canonical purine NTP pyrophosphatase, whose protein sequence is MKKLVLASNNAKKIKELNALLAPLGFEVIPQGLLGIPEAEEPHCTFVENALAKARHAAGHSGLPALADDSGLCVEALHGAPGVLSARYAGDPKSDARNNEKLLSHLAGQANRKAHFYCVLVLVRSAHDPQPIIAEGEWHGEILPEQQGEGGFGYDPLFFVPEFGQTAAEMDAEAKNKVSHRGRAMQKLIERLPTL, encoded by the coding sequence ATGAAAAAGCTCGTCCTCGCCTCGAACAACGCCAAGAAGATCAAGGAGCTGAATGCCCTTCTGGCACCGCTCGGCTTTGAAGTCATTCCGCAGGGCCTGCTCGGCATTCCCGAGGCTGAAGAGCCGCACTGCACCTTTGTCGAGAACGCCCTGGCCAAGGCTCGCCATGCCGCCGGGCATAGCGGCCTGCCGGCGCTGGCCGACGATTCCGGCCTCTGCGTCGAGGCGCTGCACGGCGCCCCCGGCGTGCTCTCCGCCCGCTATGCCGGCGATCCGAAATCGGATGCCCGCAACAACGAAAAGCTGCTGTCCCACCTCGCCGGACAGGCCAACCGCAAGGCGCATTTCTACTGCGTGCTGGTGCTGGTTCGCTCGGCCCACGATCCGCAGCCGATCATCGCCGAAGGCGAATGGCACGGCGAGATTCTGCCGGAACAGCAAGGCGAAGGCGGCTTCGGCTACGACCCGCTGTTCTTCGTGCCAGAATTTGGCCAAACCGCGGCCGAAATGGATGCTGAAGCCAAAAACAAGGTTTCCCACCGCGGCCGGGCCATGCAGAAATTGATCGAGCGTCTGCCGACGCTGTAG
- a CDS encoding YidB family protein, with the protein MGLLDSVVGALAGGQSGGDNPLLNIVMQLINNPQTGGLGGLVQSFQQGGLGNIVNSWVSTGQNLPISAEQIQEILGGGQLQNIASQLGVSTEQASGSLADLLPQVVDKLTPNGQLPEGGDLLAQGLDMLKKGGLFG; encoded by the coding sequence ATGGGTCTTCTTGATTCCGTCGTCGGCGCTCTGGCTGGCGGTCAGTCCGGTGGCGACAATCCCTTGTTGAACATCGTCATGCAATTGATCAACAACCCGCAGACTGGCGGTCTGGGCGGGCTGGTCCAGTCCTTCCAGCAGGGTGGCTTGGGCAATATCGTCAATTCATGGGTTTCTACGGGCCAGAATCTGCCGATTTCGGCCGAGCAGATTCAGGAGATTCTGGGTGGCGGTCAGTTGCAGAATATCGCCTCACAGTTGGGGGTTTCCACCGAGCAGGCCTCCGGCAGCCTGGCCGATCTGCTGCCGCAGGTGGTCGACAAGCTGACGCCGAACGGCCAGCTGCCCGAAGGCGGCGACCTGCTCGCGCAGGGGCTGGATATGCTGAAAAAAGGCGGCCTCTTCGGCTGA
- a CDS encoding SDR family oxidoreductase, whose protein sequence is MTLRVFITGASSGIGEALAVYYAAQGATLGLVARRADFLDGLNARLGGGHACYPLDVTDAPALHDAATDFMQRFGAPHIVIANAGVSAGTLTEYEEDLAIFRRVMDTNVFGMAATFAPFIPAMKAVGGDRRLVGIASVAGIRGLPGAEAYSASKAAAITYLESLRLEMRPCGIKVVTIAPGYIETPMTAINPYRMPFLLPVERAAERFAATIARGTSYAVIPWQMGVVAKLLRVLPNWLYDRLFTDAPRKPRGLLK, encoded by the coding sequence TTGACGCTTAGAGTCTTCATCACGGGCGCCTCGTCGGGTATCGGCGAGGCGCTTGCCGTTTACTACGCCGCACAGGGCGCTACCCTGGGGCTGGTGGCACGTCGAGCCGACTTTCTCGATGGGCTGAACGCCCGCCTCGGTGGCGGTCATGCTTGCTACCCGCTCGATGTGACCGATGCGCCGGCCCTGCACGACGCAGCGACGGATTTCATGCAGCGCTTCGGTGCGCCGCATATCGTCATCGCCAATGCCGGGGTTTCAGCCGGTACGCTGACCGAATACGAGGAAGATCTGGCGATCTTCCGCCGCGTCATGGACACCAACGTCTTCGGCATGGCGGCGACCTTTGCGCCCTTCATTCCGGCCATGAAGGCAGTTGGCGGTGATCGGCGCTTGGTGGGTATCGCCTCGGTCGCCGGTATTCGCGGTTTGCCGGGGGCGGAGGCTTATTCGGCCTCGAAGGCGGCAGCGATCACCTATCTGGAAAGCCTGCGTCTGGAGATGCGGCCCTGCGGCATCAAGGTGGTGACCATTGCACCGGGCTACATCGAAACGCCGATGACCGCGATCAACCCTTACCGGATGCCGTTCCTGCTGCCGGTCGAGCGGGCGGCCGAACGTTTCGCCGCCACCATCGCGCGCGGCACGAGCTATGCCGTGATCCCTTGGCAGATGGGCGTCGTCGCCAAACTGTTACGCGTCCTGCCCAACTGGCTATACGACCGACTGTTCACCGACGCACCGAGAAAGCCACGCGGCTTGTTAAAATAG